The window AAAATTTCCGGATACCATAGAGATGGACAAGAGATCAAAAGACCTCTGTTTCTCGGGCTCAAATATACTGAAATGTCAGTAGAAGCTATGAGTGTCATACTTGAAAACATAGTTCCTAATATGCCGGTACTCGAAAAATCTATGCTTGACTGCCCGGGGCTTTTTGCCGCACACAAAGCATTTGAAAAAGTTAAAGAAGGTATGACTTTCCGAGATGCCTACAGAGAAGTGGGAAGTAACATAGAAGGTATTGTCGTCACTACAGAGGAAATAGGAGAATGGCTCAAAATGTCGAAACATCAAGGTGGTACCGGGAACTTACAACTGGATAAAATTGAAATCGAAATAAATTCACTTATACCTTAACCTCTCACATATATGGAACCTTGGGATTTACAAGCACTACTCAAAAAAAAGATCGATGAGAAAGGAGGTATTATTTCCTGCCATGCACATTTTGACAAATCGCATGTCGTAACCAAAGAGACTCTAGATATGTGTTTGGATAACATGGAGGTTAAGTGGGATCTATGGAAAGATGTTAAGAAAAACTACACACACGAAGATTTGGTTCTACGCATGTCGATCTGTGTTGAAAAAATGATAGCTCAAGGTTCACCGATCACTAGAACAAATGTAGATGTAGATAGCACTGTTGGGATGATGTGTGTTGAGGCTCTGCTCGAAGTAAAAGAAAAATACGCTGATAAAATACAAGTTCAAATATGTTCGCAAGTACTGGAAGGTGCACTCACAGATGGAGCGCGACAATATATAGAAAAAGCCGCACCTTATGTCGATGCGCTTGGTGGGCTTCCATCCAGAGATAGACCGAGGGAAGAAGAACACATGGAATTCTTGTTTGATATGGCAAAGAAATATGGGAAAACAATTGATGTTCATATAGACCAAAACAATGATCCGGACGAAAGAGATACTGAGATGCTCGCTCGCATCGTGATAAAACATGGAATGCAGGGGCGCGTGAACGCAGTTCACGCGTGCTCACTCGCAGCTCAGAGTGATGAATACATTAATATGGTAGCGGCGCTTCTCAAAGAAGCTGAAATGAATGTGATCGTATGCCCGCGCGCCATGATAGATGGTGTCCAACTCCGTCATAAAATAGCTCCTGTACATAACTCAATTGCACCGGTTACCCACCTACTCGATGCCGGCGTAAATGTCGCACTTGGAGTCGACAATGTATATGACTATTTCTGCCCATTTATAGATGGGAACGTTTTTGAAGAGCTACTGTTCCTTATCGAAACATGCAGATTTTATGACATAGAAGCCTTGGTAAATATGGCAACTGTGAATGCCAGGAAAATCGTTATTGACCAAGTAGCAGCCACATCACACCTATCCCAACCAAAAACATAACAAACTGTCCAACTAGCTTTACGCGGGATGATTCTTTGTGTAATTCCGGAATCAAATCCGAACAAGCTATATATATAAATCCTCCGGCTGCGATCGGCACCAGGTATTCTTCAACACCTCCGATGCGTTCACTCAAAACAAGTGTCAAAACAGCTCCAAGCACTGCAAATAGTGCTGTAATGAAATTCATAACAAGAGCTCTCGTTCTAGTGAATCCACCATGTATAAGCACTGCGAAATCCCCGATCTCTTGAGGTATTTCATGTAATACAACTGCAAGTGTCGTCGCGATCCCCACCTCCTTGCTGACTATAAAACTCGCTGCAATCACCATGCCATCTATAAAATTATGTACCGAATCCCCTATTAAGTTCATCTTTGCAAATACATGGACATGTGGCTCGTGATGAGAACTATCACAATTTTGAATTTCCTCAATATGATGACAATGTTGAAAATGAATAAATCTTTCAATAACAAAGAAAATCACGATCCCAGCCAAAATCGATATCGAAGTACTAAGCCCAAACCCAAATTCAGCAGATGCCTCCGGAATCAAATGTAAAAATGCATCCCCAAGCAAAGCACCGGCCGCAAAACTAACGAAAAACATAAGAACTCTCTGCAAATGCTTTACTTTAATAGACAAGGTAAAGAGTCCGACAAGTGAAATCAAACTCACAATGGACACACTTACAATCGAATACAGCCAAATATTTGACGAAGGAAGTTCTGTCGATAGAAGCGAAATCGTTTCCATAAATAAAATAAATTAGGTGAGTTTATTAACTCTGCTCAAAATTAAAGCAACCCCATAACAAAAACAAGATTAATTTAACTCATTATGTATTGCCGGTTCGATTCAAACTGATATAGTGTTTTCGCTATTTTTTTACCAAACACAAAATGACTGAAGACAAAATTGCTCTGACATTACAAGATATTTCAAAAGCTAGAGAAGCCCTCAAAGGGATAAAAAAAGACGTTAAGATTGAAGAGAAAATAACTACTGATGAATACCTAGAGCTTAAAAAAGCTTTAAAAGATTTAAAAGAGCAAGTAAAAAGATACGAAGAAGATCAAAAGAGTGAACTCAGTGAGAATACTCATTATCAAAAACTCCGTGAAATGGCACTTGAGCAAGAAGAAGAGTTAGCACATCTAAATATGCAGCTATTTACCCATCTGGCGAAAATGCCACAAAAATCTTTTAAGATGAATGTTGATACGGATTCAGGAACATTGCTTGTGCAGTGCGAACCTGAGATGAAGATTTATCTAAATGGAAAGGAAGAAAAAAGGAGGGCATAAACTAATTTAATACGACTCCCCTAGCCTCGCAAACCGGCAAAACGTCTTCGGATCCTTCGATTTCTTCGTAAATCGCCTCACATATTTCTTCCGACATACATTGAATGTCATCTTGTTTAACTGAACATTTTGTAAGTTCATATATATCTATGTTTGGGTCCGCCGCTTTGCCCTCTGTAAGTATCCAAAAACGATGTGCTCCAAGAAGTTTTTCACCTAAGTATATTTCAACAAGATATTCTCCTCTGAACATGTCTTTGCTTGATTGGAAAGGGAATGCGATATCTGAAACTCCGGGGGCTGCGTTACGGTCAGTCCTGATGATCTCACGGAAAGAACCTCTTTGTCTGTATTGCCATACCGTTTCAATTTGAGCTTCTTCTTTAGTATTATTTTGGATTTCAGCATTTAGTGCGAAATCATGATCAGTTGGGCTAAATTTGTAACCTTCTGTCAAAGTATTATCTTCATTCAAAAGTCCAAGCTTACTATTAAGAATAGTAAACTTCGGCCCTTCCTCGGCGCAGCCCAAAATAAGTAATGACGCCATAATTATAA is drawn from Candidatus Peregrinibacteria bacterium and contains these coding sequences:
- a CDS encoding amidohydrolase family protein; this translates as MEPWDLQALLKKKIDEKGGIISCHAHFDKSHVVTKETLDMCLDNMEVKWDLWKDVKKNYTHEDLVLRMSICVEKMIAQGSPITRTNVDVDSTVGMMCVEALLEVKEKYADKIQVQICSQVLEGALTDGARQYIEKAAPYVDALGGLPSRDRPREEEHMEFLFDMAKKYGKTIDVHIDQNNDPDERDTEMLARIVIKHGMQGRVNAVHACSLAAQSDEYINMVAALLKEAEMNVIVCPRAMIDGVQLRHKIAPVHNSIAPVTHLLDAGVNVALGVDNVYDYFCPFIDGNVFEELLFLIETCRFYDIEALVNMATVNARKIVIDQVAATSHLSQPKT
- a CDS encoding ZIP family metal transporter, whose amino-acid sequence is METISLLSTELPSSNIWLYSIVSVSIVSLISLVGLFTLSIKVKHLQRVLMFFVSFAAGALLGDAFLHLIPEASAEFGFGLSTSISILAGIVIFFVIERFIHFQHCHHIEEIQNCDSSHHEPHVHVFAKMNLIGDSVHNFIDGMVIAASFIVSKEVGIATTLAVVLHEIPQEIGDFAVLIHGGFTRTRALVMNFITALFAVLGAVLTLVLSERIGGVEEYLVPIAAGGFIYIACSDLIPELHKESSRVKLVGQFVMFLVGIGVMWLLLGQ